One Microbacterium sp. zg-B96 genomic region harbors:
- a CDS encoding TetR/AcrR family transcriptional regulator codes for MSQQRRPVRSRPETATRRNEILDAAVEVFGSKGSSGGTLSDVADRVGMTHAGILHHFGSKDQLLLEMLAHRDKTDVAGLEGAHIPDGVDLFRHLVRTAMRNAQRAGVVQAYVVLSAESVTDDHPGRDYFLHRYRTLREEVAEAFRALCEDRGVDAPDTIAQASAAVLAVMDGLQVQWLLDPADVDLGRATEFGIEAIVAAVLDPPEPLLD; via the coding sequence ATGAGCCAGCAACGCCGCCCGGTTCGCTCCAGGCCAGAGACCGCCACCCGCCGCAACGAGATCCTCGATGCCGCCGTCGAGGTGTTCGGCAGCAAGGGGTCCAGCGGCGGCACGCTGTCCGACGTCGCCGACCGCGTCGGCATGACCCACGCCGGCATCCTGCATCACTTCGGCTCCAAGGATCAGCTGCTGCTGGAGATGCTCGCCCACCGCGACAAGACCGACGTGGCCGGACTCGAGGGCGCCCACATCCCCGACGGGGTGGACCTGTTCCGCCACCTCGTGCGCACCGCGATGCGCAACGCGCAGCGCGCCGGCGTCGTGCAGGCATACGTCGTGCTGTCAGCCGAATCGGTGACCGACGACCACCCCGGCCGCGACTACTTCCTCCACCGCTACCGCACGCTGCGCGAAGAGGTGGCCGAGGCCTTCCGTGCCCTCTGTGAGGACCGGGGAGTGGACGCGCCGGACACGATCGCGCAGGCATCCGCCGCCGTGCTGGCCGTCATGGACGGCCTGCAGGTGCAGTGGCTGCTCGATCCCGCCGACGTCGACCTGGGACGGGCAACCGAGTTCGGCATCGAGGCGATCGTCGCCGCGGTGCTGGACCCGCCGGAGCCCCTGCTGGACTGA
- a CDS encoding ABC transporter substrate-binding protein yields the protein MRLKTSLVAAGVAAALVLTGCSAGSSDSSEPEAGAALTIAKPDGPITTEGNNPWVGDSSAMRLGYANAIFEPLGMVNLVDPSAEVEPWLASEITWSPDYTSVAFTAREGVTWNDGEPFTADDIAFTFSLIKDTPGLDTAALGITDVALDGDTVTVSFATSMFVKQDKVVHKLIVPEHIWADVEDPTSFANEEPVGTGPYTLSNFSTQSVELTSRDDYWGGELAVPTLYYVSYADNTALTTALANGDVDWAQAFIPNVQSAYLDKDEDNVYWAPAGLGIDTMFVNTQEKPFDDVAFRTAVNMVIDREQHAEIARENGVPALTSVTGLPTPAGDEYILDEYAGEEFPVDVDGAKSVLEEAGYTWEDDTLIDPDGAEVTFTLSVPQGWNDYVTGISLISDSVAQLGVEAAVDTPDSDSWWEARSAGEFQAILHWTDSGATPYDLYSDMMDGRFLKPFGEPADYNFGRFDNAEATEALNTYATTTDEAARTTALETMQRIFVEEVPAMPIGTRPFISEFNTRNYVGWPGEDDPYINADPTQPTSVLILTKLQPAG from the coding sequence ATGAGGCTCAAGACCTCTTTGGTCGCCGCCGGCGTCGCCGCCGCGCTGGTACTCACCGGATGCTCGGCCGGAAGCTCGGACTCGTCCGAGCCCGAAGCCGGCGCCGCGCTGACGATCGCCAAGCCGGATGGCCCGATCACCACCGAAGGCAACAACCCGTGGGTCGGCGACTCGTCCGCGATGCGCCTCGGCTACGCCAACGCGATCTTCGAGCCGTTGGGCATGGTCAACCTGGTCGACCCGAGCGCCGAGGTCGAGCCCTGGCTGGCCTCTGAGATCACCTGGTCCCCCGACTACACCTCCGTCGCATTCACCGCACGCGAAGGCGTCACCTGGAACGACGGTGAGCCCTTCACCGCCGACGACATCGCCTTCACGTTCTCGCTGATCAAGGACACCCCCGGTCTCGACACCGCCGCCCTCGGCATCACCGACGTCGCCCTCGATGGCGACACGGTCACCGTGAGCTTCGCGACGTCGATGTTCGTCAAGCAGGACAAGGTCGTTCACAAGCTCATCGTTCCCGAGCACATCTGGGCCGACGTTGAAGACCCGACCTCGTTCGCCAACGAGGAGCCCGTCGGCACCGGTCCCTACACGCTGTCCAACTTCAGCACGCAGAGCGTCGAGCTGACTTCGCGCGATGACTACTGGGGCGGCGAACTGGCCGTGCCGACGCTGTACTACGTCTCCTACGCGGACAACACGGCACTGACCACGGCGCTCGCCAACGGCGATGTCGACTGGGCGCAGGCGTTCATCCCCAACGTGCAGTCGGCGTACCTCGACAAGGACGAGGACAACGTCTACTGGGCGCCCGCTGGTCTGGGCATCGACACGATGTTCGTCAACACCCAGGAGAAGCCCTTCGACGACGTCGCGTTCCGCACCGCCGTCAACATGGTGATCGACCGCGAGCAGCACGCCGAAATCGCGCGCGAGAACGGCGTTCCGGCGCTGACTTCCGTGACGGGCCTGCCGACCCCCGCCGGTGACGAATACATCCTCGACGAGTACGCCGGCGAAGAATTCCCGGTCGACGTCGACGGTGCGAAGTCGGTGCTCGAAGAGGCCGGCTACACCTGGGAGGACGACACGCTGATCGATCCCGACGGCGCCGAGGTCACCTTCACGCTGTCGGTCCCGCAGGGCTGGAACGACTACGTCACCGGCATCAGCCTGATCTCCGACTCCGTCGCCCAGCTGGGCGTCGAGGCGGCCGTGGACACCCCCGACTCCGACTCGTGGTGGGAGGCGCGCAGCGCCGGCGAGTTCCAGGCGATCCTGCACTGGACCGACTCGGGCGCGACGCCGTACGACCTGTACAGCGACATGATGGACGGCCGCTTCCTCAAGCCGTTCGGCGAGCCGGCCGACTACAACTTCGGCCGCTTCGACAACGCCGAGGCCACCGAGGCGCTGAACACGTACGCCACCACGACCGATGAGGCGGCTCGCACCACGGCTCTGGAGACCATGCAGCGCATCTTCGTCGAGGAGGTGCCGGCCATGCCGATCGGCACCCGCCCGTTCATCAGCGAGTTCAACACCCGCAACTACGTGGGCTGGCCCGGTGAAGATGACCCGTACATCAACGCCGACCCGACCCAGCCCACCTCGGTGCTGATCCTCACCAAGCTCCAGCCCGCCGGCTGA
- a CDS encoding ABC transporter ATP-binding protein: MTDDVLLEITDFSVTYDVDPPVEAVRDVSLQIRRGEILGLAGESGCGKTTLAYGVQRLLKPPAVITGGSVVFHDANGQKVAIGELTDGEMRTFRWAKASMVFQGAMNALNPVMTIGSQLADVFTTHRPKMSRAQRTAECGDLLDIVDVGRDRLKSYPHELSGGMRQRVMIAMALALRPQLMIMDEPTTALDVLVQRDILRQISALRHEFGFSVVFITHDLPLLLEISDRIAVMREGRIVELDTAENLYHHAQHEYTRTLLGAFPSLTGDRGDFVRGGDRVPTLEVPR, encoded by the coding sequence ATGACCGACGACGTTCTGCTGGAGATCACCGACTTCAGCGTCACCTACGACGTGGACCCGCCTGTTGAGGCCGTCCGCGACGTGTCCCTCCAGATCCGCCGCGGCGAGATCCTGGGCCTGGCCGGCGAGTCCGGCTGCGGCAAGACCACCCTCGCCTACGGCGTGCAGCGGCTGCTCAAGCCGCCGGCCGTGATCACCGGCGGCTCCGTCGTCTTCCACGATGCCAACGGCCAGAAGGTCGCCATCGGCGAGCTGACCGACGGCGAGATGCGCACGTTCCGGTGGGCGAAGGCATCCATGGTCTTCCAAGGCGCCATGAACGCCCTCAACCCCGTCATGACGATCGGCAGCCAACTGGCCGATGTCTTCACGACGCACCGCCCGAAGATGAGCCGTGCGCAGCGCACCGCTGAATGCGGCGACCTGCTCGACATCGTCGACGTCGGCCGCGACCGCCTGAAGTCCTACCCTCATGAGCTCTCCGGCGGCATGCGCCAGCGCGTCATGATCGCGATGGCCCTGGCGCTGCGCCCCCAGCTGATGATCATGGACGAGCCGACGACGGCCCTGGACGTGCTCGTGCAGCGCGACATCCTGCGCCAGATCTCGGCCCTGCGCCACGAGTTCGGCTTCTCCGTCGTCTTCATCACCCACGACCTGCCGCTGCTGCTGGAGATCTCCGACCGCATCGCCGTGATGCGGGAGGGCCGCATCGTCGAACTCGACACCGCCGAGAACCTCTACCACCACGCGCAGCACGAGTACACGCGCACCCTGCTGGGCGCCTTCCCCAGCCTCACCGGCGACCGCGGCGACTTCGTGCGCGGCGGCGACCGCGTCCCCACTCTGGAGGTCCCCCGATGA
- a CDS encoding ATP-binding cassette domain-containing protein, with translation MTTLEFRSVTKRYRVRGAGHMLALDDVSFRLESGQTVALVGQSGSGKSTIAKIITQLERATSGEVLLDGAPLPRGGRALRSYRQQVRMVFQDPFASLNPYHTVRHHLERPLRLDNVVPREEVEAEVRRLLERVRLDPDGTIDRRPHELSGGQRQRVAIARALASRPSLLVADEPVSMLDVSIRLGVLNLLAELQRESNLGVLYITHDLATARHFSDRIMVLHHGRVVEEGTADDVILRPQHEYTRALRDASPDPDRHFAAPTEGALS, from the coding sequence ATGACCACCCTCGAATTCCGCTCCGTCACCAAGCGCTACCGCGTACGAGGCGCCGGGCACATGCTCGCGCTGGACGACGTGAGCTTCCGCCTCGAGTCGGGGCAGACCGTGGCACTGGTCGGCCAGAGCGGCAGCGGCAAGTCCACGATCGCCAAGATCATCACGCAGCTCGAGCGCGCCACCAGTGGCGAGGTGCTGCTCGACGGCGCCCCGCTCCCCCGCGGTGGGCGGGCCCTGCGCAGCTACCGCCAGCAGGTGCGCATGGTGTTCCAGGACCCCTTCGCCTCGCTGAATCCGTACCACACGGTGCGCCACCACCTGGAGCGGCCGCTGCGGCTGGACAACGTCGTCCCGCGGGAAGAGGTCGAAGCCGAGGTGCGCCGGCTGCTCGAGCGCGTGCGCCTCGACCCGGACGGCACGATCGACCGCCGCCCGCATGAGCTGTCCGGCGGGCAGCGTCAGCGCGTCGCGATCGCGCGCGCACTGGCATCCCGGCCCTCCCTGCTGGTCGCCGACGAGCCCGTCTCCATGCTCGACGTGTCGATCCGGCTCGGCGTGCTGAACCTGCTCGCCGAACTGCAGCGGGAGTCGAACCTGGGTGTGCTGTACATCACGCATGACCTGGCCACCGCCCGCCACTTCAGCGACCGCATCATGGTGCTCCACCACGGTCGCGTCGTGGAGGAGGGCACCGCGGACGATGTGATCCTGCGTCCGCAGCACGAATACACCCGGGCGCTTCGCGACGCCTCGCCCGACCCCGACCGGCACTTCGCCGCACCCACAGAAGGAGCCCTGTCGTGA
- a CDS encoding ABC transporter permease has product MRFAARRTLFYAFTAWAAITINFFLPRMMKGDPISAYLQKNQGRISPEAADALRTLFGLDTDKNILEQYIDYWALLLRGDLGRSFSHGLAPVTDVIATALPWTVGLVGLATIISFFVGTSAGAIIGWRRGRASDAAIPIANFFSSVPYFWMGLIAIALFSTALGWFPASHAYSKGADPGLTLEFIGDVIYHGTLPALTIVLASLGGWMLGMRNMMITVLDEDYITVAQAKGLSPARVVTRYAARNAMLPQLSSFALSLGFIVGGTLVMELVFSYPGVGKLLLDATTSKDYPLMQGLFLVITLAVLIANILADVAYAVLDPRARQMEA; this is encoded by the coding sequence GTGAGGTTCGCCGCACGCCGCACCCTGTTCTACGCGTTCACCGCCTGGGCTGCGATCACCATCAACTTCTTCCTGCCGCGGATGATGAAGGGCGACCCGATCTCCGCGTATCTGCAGAAGAACCAGGGCAGGATCAGCCCCGAGGCAGCCGATGCCCTGCGCACCCTCTTCGGCCTCGACACTGACAAGAACATCCTCGAGCAGTACATCGACTACTGGGCGCTGCTGCTGCGCGGCGATCTGGGTCGGTCGTTCTCGCACGGTCTGGCTCCGGTGACCGACGTCATCGCCACCGCGCTGCCGTGGACGGTGGGCCTGGTGGGTCTTGCGACGATCATCTCGTTCTTCGTCGGCACCTCCGCCGGCGCGATCATCGGCTGGCGCCGCGGACGCGCATCGGATGCCGCCATCCCGATCGCGAACTTCTTCTCCTCGGTGCCGTATTTCTGGATGGGCCTCATCGCCATCGCCCTGTTCTCCACGGCGCTGGGTTGGTTCCCCGCCTCGCACGCGTACTCGAAGGGCGCCGACCCGGGCCTGACGCTGGAGTTCATCGGCGACGTGATCTACCACGGCACCCTGCCGGCACTGACGATCGTGCTGGCCTCGCTCGGCGGCTGGATGCTCGGCATGCGCAACATGATGATCACGGTGCTCGATGAGGACTACATCACCGTCGCGCAGGCCAAGGGCCTGTCCCCCGCCCGCGTGGTCACCCGCTACGCCGCCCGCAACGCGATGCTCCCGCAGCTGTCGAGCTTCGCGCTGTCGCTGGGATTCATCGTCGGCGGCACGCTCGTCATGGAGCTCGTCTTCAGCTATCCCGGGGTGGGCAAGCTGCTCCTGGATGCCACCACGTCGAAGGACTACCCGCTCATGCAGGGGCTGTTCCTCGTCATCACCCTCGCCGTCCTGATCGCGAACATCCTCGCCGATGTCGCCTACGCGGTCCTTGACCCCCGCGCCCGCCAGATGGAGGCCTGA
- a CDS encoding ABC transporter permease has product MGASFAMFRNRKSLTGLIILGIFVLVAVFGDLIAPYGPLDKDYTALKQAPSWAHLLGTTHMGEDVFSQLVYGTRGVLLVGFLAGILATAAAVAVGVASGMLAGWRSESLSALTNVFLVLPGLPLMIIIASQYDDPSLFLIAGVLALTGWAWGARVLRAQTMSLRDRDFVRAARANGEPLWRIVTVEMLPNLMAIIASSFVGTVTAAVLGLTTLAFIGIIPITNLNWGTILFWAQQNGAFPDYWWWYVPAGLCIAMLGMALSLINFGIDEYVNPRLRSAGERARALRKKGIAPTSGVTAVRRTPPASRTSPHDKTEVPS; this is encoded by the coding sequence ATGGGCGCATCCTTCGCGATGTTCCGCAACCGCAAATCGCTGACCGGGCTGATCATCCTGGGCATCTTCGTCCTGGTTGCCGTGTTCGGCGATCTCATCGCCCCCTATGGCCCGCTGGACAAGGACTACACCGCGCTGAAGCAGGCCCCCTCGTGGGCGCACCTGCTGGGCACCACCCACATGGGTGAGGACGTCTTCAGCCAGCTCGTCTACGGCACCCGTGGGGTGCTGCTGGTCGGGTTCCTCGCCGGCATCCTCGCCACCGCAGCCGCCGTCGCGGTCGGTGTGGCATCCGGAATGCTCGCCGGCTGGCGCAGCGAATCGCTGTCGGCACTGACCAACGTGTTCCTCGTGCTGCCGGGCCTGCCGCTGATGATCATCATCGCGTCGCAGTACGACGACCCCAGCCTGTTCCTCATCGCCGGTGTGCTGGCCCTCACCGGCTGGGCGTGGGGGGCGCGCGTCCTGCGCGCCCAGACGATGTCGCTGCGTGACCGCGACTTCGTGCGCGCCGCACGCGCCAACGGCGAGCCGCTGTGGCGCATCGTCACGGTGGAGATGCTGCCGAACCTGATGGCGATCATCGCCTCCAGCTTCGTCGGCACCGTCACCGCGGCCGTGCTGGGCCTGACGACCCTCGCCTTCATCGGCATCATCCCCATCACCAACCTCAACTGGGGCACGATCCTGTTCTGGGCGCAGCAGAACGGCGCATTCCCGGACTACTGGTGGTGGTACGTGCCCGCGGGCCTGTGCATCGCCATGCTGGGCATGGCACTGTCGCTGATCAACTTCGGCATCGACGAGTACGTCAACCCTCGGCTGCGCTCCGCCGGCGAGCGTGCCCGCGCGCTGCGCAAGAAGGGCATTGCCCCCACCAGCGGCGTCACCGCCGTGCGCCGCACGCCCCCCGCATCCCGCACCTCCCCGCACGACAAGACGGAAGTTCCCTCATGA